A genomic window from Xyrauchen texanus isolate HMW12.3.18 chromosome 31, RBS_HiC_50CHRs, whole genome shotgun sequence includes:
- the LOC127624682 gene encoding ubiquitin-associated protein 2-like isoform X2: MMTSVGIERARGTRDKALPSTTQTTQPQKQLQATAEQIRLAQMIFDKNDADFEDKVKQLMEVTGQNQDDCMVALHDCNEDVNRAINFLLEGTSDATSWETVGKKKSLVKDGSSTESKENKENREKKGERESSKGRGGVSRRGRGTSRNRPVRTEENGVEPALVDREADRSRRGRGRVSGGRGRGRALVTSRFTAQGMGTFDPAEYTTNSGTSNSHTEVWETVANDTTDGTVAWQNTLDEWAAEDWSEDLSETKVFTSSCATPAENHITPGQSLDLSSLLQKPVDREEVGCLKAVGSTQGLGHSLVFTNSHHQPARNGATSAGSSSYTHATLSSVLGSGFGELGGPKLGQTAGQQILEQLKGPGLGQLTSQPLSTGTNCTPVGGLVGTGMSVPTSSWDIIPPGSQSSASLSSQFSREFQMQPEPSLVLSQLAQRQQGSLTHMGPLARQPSPPPLSTPSTAPGTLEAFPKAPEPPHHRDGPSMAPSQACDSQGSSTQQRQIKTQKRRIPPTSKIPSSAVEMPGSADVSGLNVQFGALDFGSESALPDFSQSENCNSEPMRESAVVPQSQSSLYSNPISESLASPVPLLLPLASSDTIYPSPSVPVPSLVPSHTNPKLVTVPTCSSSSSSAASSAGNSFDCGVTHSRLTFSQSKEPSGPVTNGFNGVRTSAALDTTSSSSTPKRESPSLVNSTSVAPSVPSSLLPPSVTPHSSSLPCPASEISSANLPPLSSHLNSGHSSVSALCTTSSLAYTSVDSVNSLAPSSMPFSLSVSAPPSNSMSSSMSGSNSLHGSGALGQGTNGIMPSGVRTTQLLSSSSGKAPNLSQGVPPLLPNQYIMGPGGLLPAYPQIYGYEDLHMLQSRVPMDYYGIAFPGPTATLSGRDGSLASNPYSGDITKFGRGESTSPAPSTSLSAAHAPQTAQPLQAQNQGQGQPQGHHNTQQTFLNAALPPGYSYTGLPYYPGMPGMPSAFQYGPTMFVPPASAKQHGMGLSNPTTPFQQPSGYGQHAFSSGYDDLTQGPAGTEYSKGYINSSQTQAKSVATGPVKGISVTSSNSGVPDISGTVYNKTPSFDKQGFHTGTPPPFNLPSALGGTGTLTPGAAPGYAPAPFLHILPPHQQPHSQLLHHHLTQDGQGGPSQRSQSSTMQQKTQVNKSNYGSSPYWGN, translated from the exons GCTACGGCTGAACAGATCCGACTGGCGCAGATGATCTTTGACAAGAATGATGCCGATTTTGAGGACAAAGTCAAACAG CTCATGGAGGTTACAGGGCAAAACCAAGATGATTGCATGGTTGCCCTCCACGACTGCAATGAGGATGTCAACAGAGCCATCAACTTCCTGCTTGAGGGGACCTCTGATGCA ACCTCTTGGGAAACGGTGGGAAAAAAGAAAAGTCTTGTGAAGGATGGCTCCTCCACAGAGAGTAAGGAGAACAAGGAGAACAGGGAGAAGAAAGGAGAGCGGGAAAGCAGTAAGGGTCGTGGAGGAGTGAGTCGTCGTGGCAGAGGGACCAGTCGTAATAGGCCAG TGAGGACTGAAGAGAATGGTGTGGAGCCTGCTCTTGTTGACAGAGAAGCTGACCGTAGCCGCAGGGGAAGAGGAAGAG TGTCTGGAGGTAGAGGCAGGGGTCGGGCTCTGGTTACCAGCAGGTTTACAGCACAGGGGATGGG GACCTTTGACCCTGCAGAATACACCACAAACAGTGGGACGTCAAACTCGCACACTGAAGTCTGGGAGACAGTGGCCAATGACACTACAGATGGGACAG TGGCATGGCAGAACACTCTGGACGAGTGGGCAGCTGAAGACTGGAGTGAAGAT CTCTCAGAGACCAAAGTGTTCACTTCTTCTTGTGCAACTCCAGCTGAGAACCACATCACACCAGGCCAAAG tCTGGATCTATCATCTCTGCTGCAGAAGCCTGTGGATCGAGAAGAGGTCGGGTGTCTGAAGGCGGTGGGCTCCACTCAGGGGCTTGGCCACAGTCTGGTTTTCACCAACTCCCATCACCAGCCTGCTCGAAACGGAGCCACATCTGCTGGCTCCAGCAGCTATACACATGCCACCCTG TCCTCTGTTCTGGGTTCTGGTTTTGGAGAGCTGGGTGGTCCAAAGCTGGGGCAGACGGCCGGGCAGCAAATACTGGAACAGCTGAAGGGGCCTGGTCTTGGGCAGCTTACTTCCCAGCCCCTCAGCACAGGGACCAACTGCACTCCTGTAGGGGGTCTGGTTGGGACAGGGATGTCTGTCCCCACCTCCTCTTGGGACATTATACCTCCTGGATCACAGAGCTCTGCTTCTCTGTCCTCCCAATTCAGTC GGGAGTTTCAGATGCAACCTGAGCCATCTCTGGTGCTAAGCCAACTTGCCCAGCGACAGCAGGGCTCCCTGACCCACATGGGACCTCTGGCCAGGCAGCCCAGCCCTCCCCCTCTGAGCACCCCTTCAACCGCTCCGGGCACACTGGAGGCCTTTCCAAAAGCACCAGAACCACCTCATCACCGTGACGGGCCCTCAATGGCCCCCTCACAGGCATGCGACTCTCAGGGTAGCAGCACACAGCAACGGCAGATAAAGACCCAAAAGAGACGCATACCTCCTACTTCCAAG ATTCCCTCCTCTGCGGTAGAGATGCCCGGCTCAGCAGATGTGTCTGGTTTAAATGTGCAGTTTGGTGCTCTGGACTTCGGTTCGGAATCTGCCCTGCCGGACTTTAGCCAGTCTGAGAACTGCAATAGTGAACCCATGAGGGAGTCTGCTGTGGTTCCTCAATCACAGAGCAGCCTTTATTCTAATCCTATCAG TGAATCTCTGGCCAGTCCAGTCCCATTGCTGCTGCCTCTGGCCTCCTCTGACACCATCTACCCCTCTCCCTCGGTGCCTGTCCCCAGCCTTGTCCCCTCCCACACCAACCCCAAACTGGTCACAGTCCCCACTTgctcatcctcctcttcctctgctGCATCATCGGCGGGTAACAGCTTTGACTGTGGTGTTACTCACTCAAGACTGACCTTCTCTCAGAGCAAGGAGCCCTCTGGACCTGTGACG AACGGTTTTAATGGTGTGCGGACCTCTGCTGCTTTAGACA CTACATCGAGTTCCTCCACTCCAAAACGAGAATCTCCATCTCTGGTCAACAGCACAAGTGTTGCCCCCTCTGTCCCATCTTCTCTGTTGCCCCCTTCTGTTACCCCACACAGCTCTTCTCTGCCCTGTCCGGCTTCTGAGATTTCTTCTGCCAACTTACCTCCCCTCAGCAG TCACTTGAACAGTGGCCATTCCTCTGTCTCGGCACTTTGCACCACTTCTTCACTTGCA TATACAAGTGTGGACAGTGTGAACTCTCTTGCTCCCTCGTCGATGCCGTTCTCCCTGTCTGTGTCCGCTCCGCCCAGCAACAGTATGAGCAGCTCAATGAGTGGCAGCAACAGTCTGCATGGGTCTGGAGCTCTGGGTCAGGGCACAAATGGTATCATGCCTTCTGGTGTAAGGACCACCCAGCTACTGTCTTCCTCCAGTG GTAAAGCTCCTAATTTGTCTCAGGGAGTACCTCCACTGTTACCTAACCAGTACATCATGGGACCTGGGGGTCTGCTGCCCGCCTACCCA CAGATTTATGGCTATGAAGACCTTCATATGCTCCAATCCAGAGTACCAATG GATTATTATGGAATCGCATTCCCAGGGCCAACTGCTACGCTGTCTGGCAGAGACGGGAGCCTTGCCAGCAACCCTTACTCAG GTGACATCACAAAGTTTGGTCGAGGTGAATCCACCTCACCAGCACCCTCTACCAGTCTGTCTGCAGCTCACGCCCCACAGACAGCGCAGCCTCTGCAGGCTCAGAATCAAGGACAGGGCCAGCCTCAGGGCCACCACAATACCCAGCAGACCTTCCTAAATGCTGCTCTGCCTCCCGGATACAGCTACACGGGCCTCCCCTACTACCCCGGGATGCCCGGCATGCCCAGTGCATTCCAGTATGGCCCCACTATGTTCGTGCCCCCTGCCTCCGCCAAGCAGCATGGCATGGGGCTCAGCAACCCCACGACTCCATTCCAGCAGCCCAGTGGCTATGGCCAGCACGCCTTCAGCTCAG GGTATGATGACCTGACGCAAGGCCCCGCAGGAACGGAGTACAGTAAAGGCTACATTAACTCCTCTCAAACACAGGCCAAATCTGTTGCCACTGGCCCAGTAAAAG GTATCTCTGTGACGTCTAGCAATTCTGGGGTGCCAGACATCAGTGGAACTGTTTACAATAAGACTCCG TCATTCGATAAGCAGGGTTTCCATACTGGCACGCCTCCTCCCTTCAACCTCCCCTCGGCTCTGGGTGGAACAGGAACTTTGACCCCTGGTGCGGCCCCCGGTTACGCTCCCGCTCCATTCCTTCACATTCTGCCGCCCCACCAGCAGCCCCACTCACAGCTGCTCCACCATCACCTCACCCAAGATGGACAG
- the LOC127624682 gene encoding ubiquitin-associated protein 2-like isoform X1: MMTSVGIERARGTRDKALPSTTQTTQPQKQLQATAEQIRLAQMIFDKNDADFEDKVKQLMEVTGQNQDDCMVALHDCNEDVNRAINFLLEGTSDATSWETVGKKKSLVKDGSSTESKENKENREKKGERESSKGRGGVSRRGRGTSRNRPVRTEENGVEPALVDREADRSRRGRGRVSGGRGRGRALVTSRFTAQGMGTFDPAEYTTNSGTSNSHTEVWETVANDTTDGTVAWQNTLDEWAAEDWSEDVSLSETKVFTSSCATPAENHITPGQSLDLSSLLQKPVDREEVGCLKAVGSTQGLGHSLVFTNSHHQPARNGATSAGSSSYTHATLSSVLGSGFGELGGPKLGQTAGQQILEQLKGPGLGQLTSQPLSTGTNCTPVGGLVGTGMSVPTSSWDIIPPGSQSSASLSSQFSREFQMQPEPSLVLSQLAQRQQGSLTHMGPLARQPSPPPLSTPSTAPGTLEAFPKAPEPPHHRDGPSMAPSQACDSQGSSTQQRQIKTQKRRIPPTSKIPSSAVEMPGSADVSGLNVQFGALDFGSESALPDFSQSENCNSEPMRESAVVPQSQSSLYSNPISESLASPVPLLLPLASSDTIYPSPSVPVPSLVPSHTNPKLVTVPTCSSSSSSAASSAGNSFDCGVTHSRLTFSQSKEPSGPVTNGFNGVRTSAALDTTSSSSTPKRESPSLVNSTSVAPSVPSSLLPPSVTPHSSSLPCPASEISSANLPPLSSHLNSGHSSVSALCTTSSLAYTSVDSVNSLAPSSMPFSLSVSAPPSNSMSSSMSGSNSLHGSGALGQGTNGIMPSGVRTTQLLSSSSGKAPNLSQGVPPLLPNQYIMGPGGLLPAYPQIYGYEDLHMLQSRVPMDYYGIAFPGPTATLSGRDGSLASNPYSGDITKFGRGESTSPAPSTSLSAAHAPQTAQPLQAQNQGQGQPQGHHNTQQTFLNAALPPGYSYTGLPYYPGMPGMPSAFQYGPTMFVPPASAKQHGMGLSNPTTPFQQPSGYGQHAFSSGYDDLTQGPAGTEYSKGYINSSQTQAKSVATGPVKGISVTSSNSGVPDISGTVYNKTPSFDKQGFHTGTPPPFNLPSALGGTGTLTPGAAPGYAPAPFLHILPPHQQPHSQLLHHHLTQDGQGGPSQRSQSSTMQQKTQVNKSNYGSSPYWGN, from the exons GCTACGGCTGAACAGATCCGACTGGCGCAGATGATCTTTGACAAGAATGATGCCGATTTTGAGGACAAAGTCAAACAG CTCATGGAGGTTACAGGGCAAAACCAAGATGATTGCATGGTTGCCCTCCACGACTGCAATGAGGATGTCAACAGAGCCATCAACTTCCTGCTTGAGGGGACCTCTGATGCA ACCTCTTGGGAAACGGTGGGAAAAAAGAAAAGTCTTGTGAAGGATGGCTCCTCCACAGAGAGTAAGGAGAACAAGGAGAACAGGGAGAAGAAAGGAGAGCGGGAAAGCAGTAAGGGTCGTGGAGGAGTGAGTCGTCGTGGCAGAGGGACCAGTCGTAATAGGCCAG TGAGGACTGAAGAGAATGGTGTGGAGCCTGCTCTTGTTGACAGAGAAGCTGACCGTAGCCGCAGGGGAAGAGGAAGAG TGTCTGGAGGTAGAGGCAGGGGTCGGGCTCTGGTTACCAGCAGGTTTACAGCACAGGGGATGGG GACCTTTGACCCTGCAGAATACACCACAAACAGTGGGACGTCAAACTCGCACACTGAAGTCTGGGAGACAGTGGCCAATGACACTACAGATGGGACAG TGGCATGGCAGAACACTCTGGACGAGTGGGCAGCTGAAGACTGGAGTGAAGATGTGAGT CTCTCAGAGACCAAAGTGTTCACTTCTTCTTGTGCAACTCCAGCTGAGAACCACATCACACCAGGCCAAAG tCTGGATCTATCATCTCTGCTGCAGAAGCCTGTGGATCGAGAAGAGGTCGGGTGTCTGAAGGCGGTGGGCTCCACTCAGGGGCTTGGCCACAGTCTGGTTTTCACCAACTCCCATCACCAGCCTGCTCGAAACGGAGCCACATCTGCTGGCTCCAGCAGCTATACACATGCCACCCTG TCCTCTGTTCTGGGTTCTGGTTTTGGAGAGCTGGGTGGTCCAAAGCTGGGGCAGACGGCCGGGCAGCAAATACTGGAACAGCTGAAGGGGCCTGGTCTTGGGCAGCTTACTTCCCAGCCCCTCAGCACAGGGACCAACTGCACTCCTGTAGGGGGTCTGGTTGGGACAGGGATGTCTGTCCCCACCTCCTCTTGGGACATTATACCTCCTGGATCACAGAGCTCTGCTTCTCTGTCCTCCCAATTCAGTC GGGAGTTTCAGATGCAACCTGAGCCATCTCTGGTGCTAAGCCAACTTGCCCAGCGACAGCAGGGCTCCCTGACCCACATGGGACCTCTGGCCAGGCAGCCCAGCCCTCCCCCTCTGAGCACCCCTTCAACCGCTCCGGGCACACTGGAGGCCTTTCCAAAAGCACCAGAACCACCTCATCACCGTGACGGGCCCTCAATGGCCCCCTCACAGGCATGCGACTCTCAGGGTAGCAGCACACAGCAACGGCAGATAAAGACCCAAAAGAGACGCATACCTCCTACTTCCAAG ATTCCCTCCTCTGCGGTAGAGATGCCCGGCTCAGCAGATGTGTCTGGTTTAAATGTGCAGTTTGGTGCTCTGGACTTCGGTTCGGAATCTGCCCTGCCGGACTTTAGCCAGTCTGAGAACTGCAATAGTGAACCCATGAGGGAGTCTGCTGTGGTTCCTCAATCACAGAGCAGCCTTTATTCTAATCCTATCAG TGAATCTCTGGCCAGTCCAGTCCCATTGCTGCTGCCTCTGGCCTCCTCTGACACCATCTACCCCTCTCCCTCGGTGCCTGTCCCCAGCCTTGTCCCCTCCCACACCAACCCCAAACTGGTCACAGTCCCCACTTgctcatcctcctcttcctctgctGCATCATCGGCGGGTAACAGCTTTGACTGTGGTGTTACTCACTCAAGACTGACCTTCTCTCAGAGCAAGGAGCCCTCTGGACCTGTGACG AACGGTTTTAATGGTGTGCGGACCTCTGCTGCTTTAGACA CTACATCGAGTTCCTCCACTCCAAAACGAGAATCTCCATCTCTGGTCAACAGCACAAGTGTTGCCCCCTCTGTCCCATCTTCTCTGTTGCCCCCTTCTGTTACCCCACACAGCTCTTCTCTGCCCTGTCCGGCTTCTGAGATTTCTTCTGCCAACTTACCTCCCCTCAGCAG TCACTTGAACAGTGGCCATTCCTCTGTCTCGGCACTTTGCACCACTTCTTCACTTGCA TATACAAGTGTGGACAGTGTGAACTCTCTTGCTCCCTCGTCGATGCCGTTCTCCCTGTCTGTGTCCGCTCCGCCCAGCAACAGTATGAGCAGCTCAATGAGTGGCAGCAACAGTCTGCATGGGTCTGGAGCTCTGGGTCAGGGCACAAATGGTATCATGCCTTCTGGTGTAAGGACCACCCAGCTACTGTCTTCCTCCAGTG GTAAAGCTCCTAATTTGTCTCAGGGAGTACCTCCACTGTTACCTAACCAGTACATCATGGGACCTGGGGGTCTGCTGCCCGCCTACCCA CAGATTTATGGCTATGAAGACCTTCATATGCTCCAATCCAGAGTACCAATG GATTATTATGGAATCGCATTCCCAGGGCCAACTGCTACGCTGTCTGGCAGAGACGGGAGCCTTGCCAGCAACCCTTACTCAG GTGACATCACAAAGTTTGGTCGAGGTGAATCCACCTCACCAGCACCCTCTACCAGTCTGTCTGCAGCTCACGCCCCACAGACAGCGCAGCCTCTGCAGGCTCAGAATCAAGGACAGGGCCAGCCTCAGGGCCACCACAATACCCAGCAGACCTTCCTAAATGCTGCTCTGCCTCCCGGATACAGCTACACGGGCCTCCCCTACTACCCCGGGATGCCCGGCATGCCCAGTGCATTCCAGTATGGCCCCACTATGTTCGTGCCCCCTGCCTCCGCCAAGCAGCATGGCATGGGGCTCAGCAACCCCACGACTCCATTCCAGCAGCCCAGTGGCTATGGCCAGCACGCCTTCAGCTCAG GGTATGATGACCTGACGCAAGGCCCCGCAGGAACGGAGTACAGTAAAGGCTACATTAACTCCTCTCAAACACAGGCCAAATCTGTTGCCACTGGCCCAGTAAAAG GTATCTCTGTGACGTCTAGCAATTCTGGGGTGCCAGACATCAGTGGAACTGTTTACAATAAGACTCCG TCATTCGATAAGCAGGGTTTCCATACTGGCACGCCTCCTCCCTTCAACCTCCCCTCGGCTCTGGGTGGAACAGGAACTTTGACCCCTGGTGCGGCCCCCGGTTACGCTCCCGCTCCATTCCTTCACATTCTGCCGCCCCACCAGCAGCCCCACTCACAGCTGCTCCACCATCACCTCACCCAAGATGGACAG